The genomic interval GTGAATAGATCTATCAAGAAGTGTTTGCTCAGGTTTTCGTCCTCTTTTTTTAGCGTAACTTAAAACAGCTGGATGTTTAATTAAGGATTTTGGAACAAGCTCTAAACCAGATTCAGTTAAAATAAAATTTAAACATTTCATTTTAATAAGTTAATTTAACTTTATGCTTAAGAATATAAGGTTTCGAGTTGAAGGTTTTGAGTTGGAAAATTATCGAGAAAGAGATTGCTAAGGAAAGAATTGAAATTTTATTTAATTTAGCTAAGAAAATGTTTAAAGTTAATCCTAAGCTTGCTAAACGTTATATTCAATTAATACAGAAGATAGGTATGAAAGCTAAAATTAAAATCCCATTAAAATACAAGATTTTTATATGCAAAAAATGCGGTTCCCTTCTTATCCCTGGAGAAACTTGCAGAGTTAGAGTTAGAAGTGAGAAAGGAGCAAAAGTAACTTTTACATGTTTAAATTGTTATTTTGTAAAGAGGTATCCTATTGTTAAAGAGAAAAAGCTTAAAAAGCAGCTTAAACTTTACGAAAAAAGAGAATTTTATAAATACTCTTAATAAGGATCCTTAAGAGTTTAAATACTTATGGTAAATCTAAAATTAAGCATTGTTAAGAGGAAGGGGAAATGAGCGAAGAGTTGGATGCTGAAGAGCTTGAGTTAATTAAAAGAAGAAAGCTGGCTCGCCTTCAAAAAGCTTTAATTGAAGAGCAGAAGAAGGCAGAGTTAAAGCAGCAGCTGGAGCTTAAAAAACAAGAGATTTTAAGGCAAATTTTAACAACTGAAGCTAGGCAAAGATTGGCTAACATAAAAATGGTTAAACCAGAATTTGCAGAGCAATTAGAGCTTCAATTAATTCAAATTGCTCAAACAGGGAGAGTCCCCCTTCCAATAAATGATGAGCAATTAAAAATGATTTTAGCGAAAATTCAATCTCAAAGAAAAGAATTTAAAATAAGAAGGATTTAGATATGGAGGAAGGTGAAATTTTGGCTAGAAATAAACCGGCTGCTAGAAAAAGAAGATTAATTAAGGCGGTTAGAAGAGCTAAAGCTGTTCCAACTTGGATTATTGCTAAAACTCTCGGTCATGTAAGAGCTTCTCCAAAAAGGCGTCATTGGAGGAGAAGTAAATTAAAAGCTTAAAGAGGGGAAAACCTTGTCTTTAAATGAAGAAAAAGAAAAATCAGTAAAGGAGAAACCTGAAGAAGAAAAAGAGGTTGAAGTTGTTGAAGAACGTTTATATACTTTAAATTTAAGAAAAGTCTTTATTACGCCTAGAAAAAAGAGGGCTGCTAGAGCCATTAGAGTTATCAAAGAATTCATTAAAAGACATATGAAACCTGAAGAAGTTTTAATAACTAATGAAGTGAATGAGAAAATTTGGGAAAGAGGAGCAGAA from Candidatus Bathyarchaeota archaeon carries:
- a CDS encoding ribonuclease P, encoding MFKVNPKLAKRYIQLIQKIGMKAKIKIPLKYKIFICKKCGSLLIPGETCRVRVRSEKGAKVTFTCLNCYFVKRYPIVKEKKLKKQLKLYEKREFYKYS
- a CDS encoding DNA-binding protein, whose amino-acid sequence is MSEELDAEELELIKRRKLARLQKALIEEQKKAELKQQLELKKQEILRQILTTEARQRLANIKMVKPEFAEQLELQLIQIAQTGRVPLPINDEQLKMILAKIQSQRKEFKIRRI
- a CDS encoding 50S ribosomal protein L39e, encoding MARNKPAARKRRLIKAVRRAKAVPTWIIAKTLGHVRASPKRRHWRRSKLKA
- a CDS encoding 60S ribosomal protein L31; the protein is MSLNEEKEKSVKEKPEEEKEVEVVEERLYTLNLRKVFITPRKKRAARAIRVIKEFIKRHMKPEEVLITNEVNEKIWERGAEQPPRKIKIKAVKDKEGKVTVFLHQENA